The Phoenix dactylifera cultivar Barhee BC4 unplaced genomic scaffold, palm_55x_up_171113_PBpolish2nd_filt_p 000351F, whole genome shotgun sequence genome includes a region encoding these proteins:
- the LOC120105727 gene encoding LOW QUALITY PROTEIN: 2-succinylbenzoate--CoA ligase, chloroplastic/peroxisomal (The sequence of the model RefSeq protein was modified relative to this genomic sequence to represent the inferred CDS: inserted 5 bases in 4 codons; deleted 1 base in 1 codon), producing the protein MAQSQGHICLCLGRILALRRDSPVAIAGRNRRTGGEFVDGVLSLARGLMESGVRRGDVVAIAALNSDRYIELLLAVTYVGGIAAPLNYRWTLKEARSAMELVRPMMLAVDESCSSWALELQSSNTLPFLKLYVLIGDSPPSLRSNRSFFFMDSIKRPSQGTPTSNAIWAPKEVALICFTSGTTRRPKGVAISHTALIVQSLAKIAIVGYGEDDVYLHTAPLCHIGGISSCIAMLMAGGCHVLIPKFDAKSCFQAIEQLQVTSFITXPAMIADLISYGRKANAWNSSDSVTKILNGGSGLSEELKKGARCLFPRAKIISAYGMTEACSSLTFLSLHDPSLQKSGKLFPDKQKVELGLHCHQQNGVCVGKPAPHVELQISSSGNNSGALSIGXILTRGLHVMVGYLDQTQVMMLDSIEHGXADTGDIGWIDCNGNLWLIGREKXRIKSGEENIYPEEVKDLGILKCTSQVFDFLRCIIYNYFSFYLNIVIHLDVMLLMFR; encoded by the exons ATGGCGCAATCCCAAGGGCACATCTGCCTGTGCCTCGGCCGAATCCTGGCGCTTCGGCGGGACTCTCCGGTGGCCATCGCCGGGCGCAACCGACGGACCGGCGGGGAGTTCGTCGACGGCGTCCTCAGTCTCGCCCGCGGCCTGATGGAGTCCGGCGTCCGGAGGGGAGACGTCGTTGCCATCGCCGCGTTGAACAG TGATCGGTATATAGAGCTGCTCCTTGCGGTCACATATGTTGGAGGCATTGCTGCTCCCCTCAATTACCGCTGG ACCCTTAAGGAAGCAAGATCTGCAATGGAGCTTGTAAGGCCTATGATGTTAGCAGTGGATGAGAGCTGTAGCTCATGGGCCCTAGAACTACAAAGCAGCAACACCTTGCCATTTCTAAAGTTATATGTTCTTATTGGGGACTCTCCTCCCAGCCTTCGTAGTAATAGAAGTT TTTTTTTTATGGATTCCATAAAAAGGCCTTCACAAGGCACACCAACAAGCAACGCTATATGGGCACCAAAGGAAGTTGCCCTTATATGCTTTACCTCAG GAACCACCAGACGGCCAAAGGGCGTGGCTATAAGCCACACAGCTTTAATTGTTCAATCCCTTGCA AAAATTGCAATTGTTGGTTATGGTGAGGATGAT GTATATCTCCATACAGCGCCTTTGTGCCATATTGGTGGGATATCTTCATGCATAGCCATGCTAATGGCTGGAGGTTGTCATGTTTTGATACCGAAGTTTGATGCAAAATCATGTTTTCAAGCCATTGAACAACTACAAGTGACATCCTTTATCA GTCCTGCAATGATAGCTGATCTAATTTCCTATGGAAG GAAAGCAAATGCATGGAATAGCAGTGACAGTGTAACCAAAATTCTTAATGGTGGTAGTGGCCTGTCTGAAGAGCTCAAGAAGGGAGCCAGATGCTTATTTCCTCGTGCTAAGATTATTTCGGCTTATG GGATGACAGAGGCATGTTCTTCGCTTACCTTCTTGAGCCTTCATGATCCTTCACTTCAAAAATCTGGGAAACTTTTTCCAGATAAACAAAAAGTTGAGTTAGGCCTCCATTGCCACCAACAGAATGGTGTTTGTGTCGGGAAACCAGCCCCACATGTTGAACTTCAAATAAGCAGCAGTGGCAACAACAGTGGTGCTCTATCAATTG AGATTTTAACAAGAGGTTTGCATGTAATGGTTGGGTACTTGGACCAGACACAGGTCATGATGTTGGATTCAATTGAGCATGG GGCTGACACAGGTGACATTGGCTGGATTGATTGCAACGGTAATCTGTGGCTCATCGGGCGAGAAA ATCGGATCAAGAGTGGGGAAGAAAATATCTATCCTGAAGAGGTAAAAGACCTTGGAATCTTAAAATGTACTTCCCAAGTGTTTGATTTTTTAAGATGcattatatataattatttctCATTTTATTTGAATATTGTTATTCATTTagatgtcatgttattaatgtttagATAG